One segment of Marvinbryantia formatexigens DSM 14469 DNA contains the following:
- a CDS encoding N-acetylmuramoyl-L-alanine amidase, with the protein MAKIAIDAGHGGSDPGAVFEGRQEKDDNLRLALAVGEILQQNGVDVFFTRTEDIYQTPFQKATLANESGADFLVSLHRNSSPVPNQYTGVESLVYNKAGEKLEMAENINSQLEEIGFRNIGVKERPGLVILRRSKMPAVLVEAGFINSEEDNRMFDEDFDRIAQGIAQGILDTIQSSGAAGMPEENVYYRVQTGAFRNPENAQRQLEKLVSEGYPAFIIEKDGYYLVQVGAFLNLGNATRMEGTLRSNGYQTYITT; encoded by the coding sequence ATGGCAAAAATTGCAATAGACGCGGGACATGGCGGAAGCGATCCGGGAGCGGTATTTGAGGGCAGACAGGAAAAGGACGACAATCTGCGGCTGGCGCTGGCGGTAGGAGAGATTCTGCAGCAGAATGGCGTCGATGTGTTTTTTACCAGAACAGAGGATATCTATCAGACGCCGTTTCAGAAGGCGACGCTGGCGAATGAATCGGGAGCGGATTTTCTGGTTTCCCTGCACCGTAATTCGAGCCCGGTTCCGAACCAGTATACGGGCGTGGAATCACTGGTCTACAATAAGGCGGGAGAAAAGCTGGAAATGGCGGAAAACATCAACAGTCAGCTTGAAGAAATCGGATTCCGCAATATCGGCGTGAAAGAACGACCGGGGCTTGTGATTCTGCGGCGCAGCAAAATGCCGGCGGTGCTGGTGGAGGCGGGCTTTATCAACAGTGAGGAAGACAACCGGATGTTTGATGAGGACTTTGACCGCATTGCGCAGGGCATCGCACAGGGAATCCTCGATACCATACAGAGCAGCGGCGCCGCCGGGATGCCGGAGGAAAATGTGTATTACCGCGTGCAGACAGGTGCCTTCCGGAATCCGGAAAACGCGCAGCGGCAGCTTGAAAAACTGGTAAGCGAGGGTTATCCTGCATTTATTATAGAAAAAGACGGATACTATCTTGTGCAGGTAGGCGCATTTTTAAATCTCGGAAACGCCACGCGCATGGAGGGCACGCTGAGAAGCAACGGATACCAGACATACATTACAACGTAA
- a CDS encoding energy-coupling factor transporter transmembrane component T, translated as MSNWKGLWLDPRAKLFLIVMCVLSSMIAPSLTYQLVLVLLIAVLGVLCGKWKYSVKAVCFYSVICMLTVWIMAVMTGTLRTMFVAFLGLFHKVYACGMLAGIVLSTTKVSEFLSAMNRIHAPKKFVIPFAVMLRYIPTIREDWHFIKDAMRMRDVSPSLGGFLCHPGLTVECIYVPLLMMASKAADELTIASVTRGIENPGPRTCLVQVKCGIADFAVMLAAVVFFVFELCVRGGVTG; from the coding sequence ATGAGCAATTGGAAAGGGCTTTGGCTTGACCCGCGGGCCAAGCTCTTTCTTATTGTGATGTGTGTGCTGAGCTCCATGATTGCGCCTTCCCTTACATATCAGCTTGTGCTTGTCCTGCTGATTGCCGTACTGGGAGTGCTTTGCGGGAAGTGGAAATATTCTGTGAAAGCAGTCTGCTTTTATTCGGTAATCTGTATGCTGACGGTCTGGATCATGGCTGTCATGACGGGGACGCTGCGGACCATGTTTGTTGCGTTTCTCGGACTGTTCCATAAGGTTTATGCCTGTGGAATGCTGGCGGGGATTGTCCTGTCCACAACAAAGGTCAGTGAGTTTTTATCCGCCATGAACCGCATCCATGCCCCGAAAAAATTTGTCATACCATTTGCGGTCATGCTGCGCTATATCCCCACCATCCGGGAGGACTGGCATTTTATTAAGGACGCCATGCGGATGCGGGACGTATCTCCCTCTCTGGGCGGCTTTCTGTGTCATCCGGGGCTGACCGTAGAGTGTATCTATGTTCCGCTGCTGATGATGGCTTCCAAAGCGGCGGATGAGCTTACTATCGCCTCTGTTACCCGCGGAATCGAAAATCCCGGTCCCCGGACCTGCCTTGTCCAGGTAAAATGCGGGATTGCAGACTTCGCGGTGATGCTGGCGGCCGTTGTTTTCTTTGTATTTGAATTATGCGTGCGGGGAGGTGTGACGGGGTGA
- a CDS encoding MptD family putative ECF transporter S component translates to MSNYANAKAGLSVRDLVTTGIFTALMFVAIMIGGVFFATNPVLTFFMPAGSALLAGPVYLLLIAKVQKRWSLTIMGVIIGIIWFVTGMHWAFALGYLIMAVVADFVAGTKQYRSKKINSLSYVLFSLGGTGSYLVFFIDPQGWAQTMLGNGTEQSYIDTMQATANAGIFIAMFAALLVTASISAFVGCKMLKKQFERAGITEART, encoded by the coding sequence ATGAGTAATTATGCAAATGCAAAAGCTGGATTGTCCGTGAGGGACTTAGTAACCACAGGAATTTTCACCGCACTTATGTTCGTAGCTATTATGATAGGAGGAGTCTTTTTTGCGACCAATCCGGTGCTGACATTTTTCATGCCCGCCGGGAGCGCATTGCTTGCCGGACCGGTTTATCTGTTGCTGATTGCAAAAGTACAGAAGCGCTGGAGCCTCACCATCATGGGTGTTATTATAGGCATCATCTGGTTTGTCACCGGTATGCACTGGGCGTTTGCGCTTGGATATCTTATAATGGCTGTCGTAGCTGATTTTGTCGCCGGGACAAAGCAGTACAGGAGTAAGAAAATCAACAGCCTGTCCTATGTTCTTTTTTCTCTGGGCGGAACAGGGTCATACCTTGTTTTCTTTATAGACCCACAGGGATGGGCGCAGACCATGCTGGGAAATGGAACCGAGCAAAGCTATATCGATACCATGCAGGCGACTGCAAACGCAGGAATCTTCATCGCCATGTTTGCGGCGCTCCTTGTAACAGCTTCCATCAGTGCCTTCGTGGGCTGCAAAATGCTGAAAAAGCAGTTTGAGCGTGCCGGAATAACGGAGGCACGCACATGA
- a CDS encoding helix-turn-helix domain-containing protein, with amino-acid sequence MDNSIIADYYEPLLTDNHFIPADDGGSFNSAGQCWKLSPETGEGFYWVYAKKDLYDIKIHDFYFHEDFFMEFSLPEALSITQYESISGEELNPYRRMSAGCIKTFIGGYKPYKAIIHKKIPIRSIGIEVMPAYYEDYLQKQYPGDYISPLAAFRQIDQTTDFPAMAKLLHEVKVYRGDGIAAGLFYEAKVAEAVSLVVEEQKKILSRKEKHLSDQDIAQLKNVTAYLDDHYAFDIPLERLARIACMGTTKLKTSFKLLQGCTITEYIQQRRMSQAEHLLIDTDFTMGQIAEMIGYSTSSRFAELFRKSTGLLPIEYRKMARGRC; translated from the coding sequence TTGGACAACAGCATTATTGCGGATTACTATGAACCGCTTTTAACGGATAATCATTTCATCCCGGCAGACGACGGCGGCAGCTTCAATTCTGCCGGTCAGTGCTGGAAGCTGTCACCCGAAACCGGAGAAGGTTTCTACTGGGTCTACGCAAAAAAAGACCTGTACGACATTAAAATTCACGATTTCTATTTCCATGAGGATTTCTTCATGGAATTCAGCCTGCCGGAAGCTCTGAGCATTACCCAGTATGAATCTATCTCCGGCGAGGAATTAAACCCATACCGGCGTATGTCTGCCGGGTGCATTAAGACCTTTATCGGCGGTTATAAGCCGTATAAGGCAATCATACACAAAAAAATCCCCATCCGTTCTATCGGCATCGAAGTAATGCCGGCATACTATGAGGATTATCTGCAAAAACAATATCCGGGGGATTATATCAGCCCGCTTGCGGCTTTCCGGCAGATTGACCAGACAACAGATTTCCCGGCTATGGCAAAGCTACTCCATGAGGTAAAGGTCTACCGTGGGGACGGAATTGCCGCAGGTCTGTTCTACGAAGCGAAAGTTGCCGAGGCGGTATCCCTTGTGGTGGAAGAGCAGAAAAAGATTCTGTCCCGCAAGGAGAAACATCTGTCCGACCAGGATATCGCGCAGCTTAAAAACGTGACTGCTTATCTGGATGACCACTATGCTTTTGATATTCCGCTGGAACGGCTTGCCAGAATAGCCTGCATGGGAACCACCAAACTGAAGACATCCTTTAAACTACTGCAGGGCTGCACCATCACAGAGTACATACAGCAGCGCCGTATGAGCCAGGCGGAGCATCTGCTGATAGACACGGATTTCACGATGGGACAGATTGCGGAAATGATTGGCTACTCCACCTCCAGCCGGTTTGCAGAACTGTTCCGCAAAAGTACCGGGCTCCTGCCGATTGAGTACCGGAAAATGGCGCGGGGCAGATGCTGA
- a CDS encoding MATE family efflux transporter codes for MNTAGTEIISAYTVTMRIEGFANSFGDSGSTAISVFVAQNRGAGKNERVKRGFRQGTKMMMLLSFWLSSVMVFATPGAISLLMGKVSDGLTENVEMYMKVIAGFYILCFIGNSFVGLYRGLGMVYIPVLGTVLHISIRVIFSYLLIGKIGLAAVAVATGMGWAAVVTFQSILYKSR; via the coding sequence GTGAATACTGCTGGAACAGAGATTATATCTGCCTACACAGTGACAATGCGGATAGAAGGATTTGCCAATTCTTTTGGTGATAGTGGCAGTACGGCAATTTCTGTATTTGTTGCACAGAACAGGGGAGCCGGGAAAAATGAGAGAGTGAAACGGGGATTCAGACAAGGGACAAAGATGATGATGCTTCTCAGTTTCTGGTTATCCTCTGTTATGGTTTTTGCCACTCCCGGTGCCATCTCATTGCTTATGGGAAAAGTATCAGATGGTCTTACTGAAAATGTGGAAATGTATATGAAAGTGATTGCGGGTTTTTATATCCTGTGCTTTATTGGCAACTCATTTGTAGGTTTATACCGTGGTCTGGGTATGGTTTATATACCAGTATTGGGAACTGTATTGCATATTTCTATTAGGGTTATTTTTTCGTATCTGTTAATAGGTAAGATAGGTTTGGCGGCGGTTGCCGTGGCTACCGGGATGGGATGGGCAGCAGTGGTTACTTTTCAAAGTATTCTATATAAAAGTAGATAA
- a CDS encoding MATE family efflux transporter — translation MKITDDLTKGNIRNQLVVLALPLILGNIFQQLYNTIDSFIIGRYISHTAFAAVGVAGNIMNLFTFVISGGCNGISIIFAELYGERKWNTLRKESFLSFSFGCFVTAGLSIIGLLTLVPLLDVLQTPLVVRIFAQDYLRIIYLGLPATFLYNWCSCVLRAIGDTKTPLWILVFAMVLNFSLDYLFVVCCKTGIFGTAAATVVSQLFASIVCFMYMKVKYPCLLFGRRDMAFDRRLLLKTANFGLVSALHQSSLYIGKLFV, via the coding sequence ATGAAAATTACGGATGATCTTACAAAAGGAAATATTAGAAATCAGTTGGTTGTACTTGCTTTGCCTCTTATATTGGGAAATATTTTTCAGCAGCTCTATAATACGATTGATTCCTTTATCATAGGCAGATATATCAGTCATACTGCATTTGCCGCTGTTGGTGTGGCGGGGAATATTATGAATTTATTCACTTTTGTGATAAGTGGCGGCTGCAATGGTATTTCGATTATATTTGCAGAATTATATGGAGAGAGAAAATGGAACACACTGCGAAAAGAAAGTTTTCTGTCTTTTTCTTTCGGCTGCTTTGTGACTGCAGGACTTAGTATCATAGGACTATTGACTTTGGTTCCATTACTGGACGTGCTCCAGACGCCTCTGGTGGTGCGGATATTTGCACAGGACTATTTGCGTATTATCTATTTGGGACTGCCAGCCACCTTTTTATATAATTGGTGTTCGTGTGTTCTGCGGGCGATTGGAGATACAAAAACTCCGCTCTGGATACTCGTGTTTGCAATGGTTTTAAATTTTAGTCTGGATTATTTGTTCGTTGTCTGCTGTAAAACCGGGATATTCGGTACAGCAGCCGCAACGGTAGTATCACAGCTCTTTGCATCGATTGTGTGTTTTATGTATATGAAAGTAAAATACCCATGCCTGTTATTTGGCCGCAGGGATATGGCATTTGACCGCAGGCTGCTGTTAAAAACCGCAAATTTTGGATTAGTTTCAGCTCTTCATCAATCCAGCCTTTATATTGGAAAATTATTTGTCTAG
- a CDS encoding LysR family transcriptional regulator: MTHLEIEAFFEIIKAGSISSAAQNLYVTQPALSRRIKTLEDELGYPLFSRKKGQRNIELTAKGEAFVPIAQKWLNIWQEAQELNSLDNSNMLHIASVGSVSSYILPHVFENIAKIAGNAIRICFHNYHSFESYQYIANGLIDVALISDDIYYKGVETIPAFQEHMVLAANNCKKYTEIIHPQMLDPYQEIRLPWNPEYDVWHDFWFKSTPEYRVSLDQMNLLEHVLSWDNTWAIVPSSVAYKLSTLDYVSIYQIASPPPDRIIYYLKSSNTKVKLIDHFLTALNNELKSIPGITSYLEKANHTASPIDCLQNFCIKSVAEN; encoded by the coding sequence ATGACACATTTGGAAATAGAAGCTTTTTTTGAAATAATAAAAGCTGGCTCTATTTCATCCGCCGCACAAAATTTATACGTCACTCAGCCTGCTCTGAGCCGCAGGATCAAGACTTTAGAAGATGAATTAGGCTATCCATTGTTTTCAAGAAAAAAAGGGCAGAGAAATATCGAATTAACCGCCAAAGGAGAAGCTTTTGTTCCTATTGCACAGAAATGGTTGAATATCTGGCAGGAGGCCCAGGAACTCAATAGTCTGGACAACTCTAATATGTTGCATATTGCATCTGTTGGAAGCGTAAGCAGCTATATTCTCCCTCATGTATTTGAAAATATTGCAAAAATAGCAGGGAATGCTATCCGCATCTGTTTTCATAATTATCATTCGTTTGAATCCTATCAGTATATTGCAAATGGTCTTATTGATGTTGCACTAATTTCAGATGACATCTATTATAAAGGAGTCGAGACAATTCCGGCCTTTCAGGAGCATATGGTATTGGCAGCCAATAACTGCAAGAAATATACCGAAATCATTCATCCTCAAATGCTTGATCCGTATCAGGAAATCCGATTACCCTGGAATCCTGAATATGATGTATGGCATGATTTTTGGTTCAAATCCACGCCGGAATACCGTGTTTCTTTAGACCAGATGAATCTGTTGGAACATGTTCTCTCCTGGGATAACACATGGGCCATCGTACCATCATCCGTGGCTTACAAATTGTCAACATTGGATTATGTTTCCATTTACCAGATAGCTTCACCGCCGCCAGATAGAATCATTTATTATTTAAAAAGCAGCAACACAAAGGTGAAACTTATCGACCACTTTTTAACGGCCCTCAACAATGAACTAAAATCCATTCCAGGTATCACTTCTTATTTGGAGAAGGCGAATCACACCGCATCCCCGATTGATTGTCTTCAAAACTTTTGCATTAAATCTGTTGCTGAAAATTGA
- a CDS encoding ABC transporter ATP-binding protein produces MSKLQKALFLSDKGYKDLKKAITACTLTNLSMLLPFCVTVMIFSELLTPFVGGEIQWNHIWMLWGVGIVSAILVFLAAKNDYRKTYIASYKESNTTRVRIAEHLRKLPMSFFNTKDLSELTTNMMADCSSMESMLSSTIPPLIANVITVTLTCIMLAFFDWRLALCIFCTMPIAFLIIWLSRNYQKKLFARQVNAKLAASDQVQEYLEGMKIIKSCGLSGSHFSALDNALLTMKKIAVKVEMMVGVFMSSASMVLQAGIGITIFVGALLLVNGSIELLPLLMSLLMVTRIYGPILAILSQLATLLNLNVVTERMRTLLTTPAMEGDGKTVANYDIEMDHVTFRYNTEDVIKDVSCKIPQGSVTALVGPSGSGKSTISKLIARFWDIQGGTIRVGGKDVRTMEPENLMKYMSFVFQDVTLFNDTVMNNIRLGNPNATDEQVMAAAKAAYCDEFVREMPEGYQTLLGENGSTLSGGERQRISIARALLKDAPIILLDEATASLDPENEVLVQKAIAKLVEGKTVIMIAHRLRTVVDADQILVLENGKLVESGTHNELMAKKGLYQKLYHIQQESLGWAV; encoded by the coding sequence ATGAGTAAATTACAAAAAGCACTCTTTTTATCAGACAAAGGCTATAAGGATTTGAAAAAAGCCATTACAGCCTGCACACTTACCAACCTGTCCATGTTGTTGCCGTTCTGCGTGACGGTTATGATTTTCAGCGAATTGCTGACACCGTTTGTCGGTGGGGAGATTCAATGGAATCACATTTGGATGCTTTGGGGTGTGGGCATTGTATCTGCAATCCTGGTATTTCTTGCAGCGAAAAACGACTACCGGAAAACATACATTGCTTCTTATAAAGAATCCAATACAACCCGTGTGCGGATTGCGGAGCATCTTCGCAAGCTCCCTATGAGTTTCTTTAATACAAAGGATTTATCGGAACTGACCACAAATATGATGGCAGATTGCAGCAGCATGGAATCTATGCTCAGCAGCACAATCCCGCCGCTGATTGCAAATGTAATTACGGTTACATTGACCTGTATCATGCTGGCTTTCTTCGACTGGAGACTGGCTCTGTGCATTTTCTGTACGATGCCGATTGCGTTTCTGATTATCTGGCTGAGCCGGAATTATCAGAAGAAACTGTTTGCCCGACAGGTAAATGCGAAGCTGGCCGCCTCCGATCAGGTTCAGGAATACCTGGAGGGTATGAAAATCATCAAGTCCTGCGGTTTAAGCGGTTCCCATTTTTCTGCTCTGGATAATGCCCTGCTGACAATGAAGAAAATCGCAGTCAAGGTTGAAATGATGGTTGGCGTATTTATGTCCAGCGCAAGCATGGTATTGCAGGCTGGTATCGGCATTACTATTTTTGTAGGGGCGCTCTTATTGGTAAACGGGAGTATTGAACTGCTTCCTTTGCTGATGTCCCTGCTTATGGTCACTCGCATTTATGGCCCGATTCTTGCAATCCTTTCACAGCTTGCTACGCTTCTGAATCTGAATGTTGTAACGGAGCGTATGCGTACTCTTCTCACAACACCTGCTATGGAAGGCGATGGAAAGACCGTTGCGAACTATGATATTGAAATGGATCATGTAACTTTCCGCTATAACACAGAGGATGTGATTAAAGATGTAAGCTGCAAAATCCCGCAGGGTAGTGTAACTGCATTGGTTGGTCCTTCTGGAAGCGGTAAAAGTACCATTTCCAAGTTGATCGCCCGTTTTTGGGATATTCAGGGCGGCACAATTCGTGTAGGCGGCAAGGATGTCCGCACGATGGAACCTGAAAATCTGATGAAATATATGTCCTTTGTTTTCCAGGATGTGACGTTGTTTAATGATACCGTCATGAACAATATCCGGCTTGGTAATCCTAATGCAACAGACGAACAGGTTATGGCGGCAGCGAAAGCAGCTTACTGTGATGAGTTTGTACGGGAAATGCCGGAAGGTTATCAGACACTCCTCGGAGAAAACGGCAGCACCCTGTCTGGTGGTGAACGGCAACGTATTTCTATCGCCCGCGCATTGCTGAAGGATGCTCCTATTATCCTGCTGGATGAGGCCACGGCGTCCCTCGATCCGGAGAATGAAGTGCTGGTTCAGAAAGCGATTGCAAAGTTGGTAGAAGGTAAGACCGTGATAATGATTGCACATCGTCTGCGGACCGTAGTTGATGCTGACCAGATCCTTGTATTGGAGAATGGGAAGCTGGTAGAGAGCGGAACCCATAATGAACTGATGGCGAAGAAAGGTCTGTATCAGAAATTGTATCATATTCAGCAGGAAAGCCTCGGCTGGGCGGTTTAG
- a CDS encoding ABC transporter ATP-binding protein, whose protein sequence is MANTKTKQAKPKTGLARCMELASNKKGLVFLAALLSSLAAIASFIPYIAVYFIIRSIIQVYPALEQLDIGAVTGYAWMALGGIIANILLYFLAIFSSHLAAFGTLYELKVHFADHITKIPLGYHLKIGSGRLRKIMDENIESVEGFIAHQFPDFVASVTAPIVMVILLLVVDWRFGLASLVGIILAFAAEFMGFGSGAMKENMGKYQTALEEMNNASVEYVRGMSVVKAFNQTASSFKRLKDAISQYTEWVLKFSLGWQNFMPAFTTIINNIYLILIPVGIFIGTRTTDYKTFAMTFIFYLLFVPAISGILNKIMYISESFMQIDENVARMDEILNIPEMPETTQPKKPDNDDVIFENVGFSYTGKEAELALEQVSFTARQGQITAIVGPSGGGKSTIANLISRFWDVTDGSVKIGGVDIRDMAQDDLMRHVSFVFQDIFLFKQSILDNIRMGNSGATEEQVIEAAKAAQCHEFISKLPDGYHTVVGTKGIHLSGGERQRIAIARAIIKDSPIIVLDEATAFSDPENEYLIQKAFEKLMQGKTVIIIAHRLSTIRNADKIIVMEKGHLVEEGKHDQLVAAGGRYAQMWNHYTEAVDWKIGGNPKGYHYAIRQK, encoded by the coding sequence ATGGCGAATACAAAAACAAAGCAAGCTAAGCCGAAAACAGGCTTGGCCCGATGCATGGAATTAGCCTCAAATAAGAAAGGATTGGTTTTTCTTGCTGCGCTTCTTTCTTCTTTGGCTGCGATTGCATCGTTTATACCGTACATTGCGGTGTATTTTATTATCCGCTCTATCATTCAGGTTTACCCTGCACTGGAACAACTGGACATTGGAGCGGTCACAGGTTACGCATGGATGGCGTTGGGCGGGATCATCGCCAATATCCTGCTGTATTTTCTGGCTATTTTCAGTTCCCACCTGGCAGCATTTGGAACGTTGTACGAGTTGAAGGTTCACTTTGCGGATCATATTACGAAGATCCCGCTGGGGTATCACCTGAAAATAGGCAGCGGGCGGCTTCGTAAAATTATGGATGAAAACATTGAGAGCGTGGAGGGATTTATCGCTCACCAGTTCCCTGATTTTGTTGCATCTGTCACAGCTCCCATTGTTATGGTGATTTTGCTGCTCGTTGTGGACTGGCGGTTTGGTCTGGCCTCTCTGGTTGGAATCATACTTGCCTTTGCTGCTGAGTTTATGGGATTTGGCAGCGGCGCCATGAAAGAGAATATGGGCAAATATCAGACTGCTCTCGAAGAAATGAACAACGCATCCGTTGAGTATGTGCGTGGTATGTCGGTTGTCAAAGCATTTAACCAAACGGCTTCTTCTTTTAAGCGTTTGAAAGATGCGATTAGCCAGTATACCGAATGGGTGTTAAAGTTCTCGCTTGGATGGCAGAATTTCATGCCAGCTTTTACAACGATTATAAATAATATTTATCTGATTCTTATTCCGGTTGGCATTTTCATTGGTACCCGTACAACGGATTATAAGACCTTTGCAATGACGTTTATTTTCTATCTGCTGTTTGTACCGGCGATTTCCGGTATTCTGAACAAGATCATGTATATCTCAGAATCCTTTATGCAGATAGATGAAAACGTGGCTCGCATGGACGAGATTCTGAACATACCGGAAATGCCAGAAACCACACAACCGAAAAAGCCGGATAATGACGATGTCATCTTTGAAAATGTCGGTTTCTCCTATACCGGAAAAGAAGCGGAGTTGGCACTCGAACAGGTATCCTTTACCGCAAGGCAGGGACAGATCACAGCGATTGTCGGTCCGTCCGGTGGCGGTAAAAGTACCATTGCCAATCTGATCTCAAGATTTTGGGATGTGACGGATGGCTCTGTAAAGATTGGTGGCGTGGACATTCGGGATATGGCCCAGGATGACTTGATGCGCCATGTCAGCTTTGTGTTCCAGGATATTTTCCTGTTTAAGCAGAGTATTTTGGACAATATCCGTATGGGCAATTCGGGTGCAACGGAAGAACAGGTCATTGAAGCAGCCAAGGCCGCGCAATGCCATGAGTTCATTTCCAAACTGCCGGACGGTTATCACACAGTTGTTGGAACCAAAGGGATTCATCTCTCAGGCGGTGAGCGTCAGCGTATAGCCATTGCCAGAGCAATCATCAAAGATTCTCCGATTATCGTCCTTGATGAAGCAACTGCTTTCAGCGATCCAGAAAATGAGTACCTGATTCAGAAAGCTTTTGAAAAATTGATGCAGGGCAAGACGGTCATTATTATTGCTCACCGACTTTCCACGATCCGTAATGCGGATAAGATTATTGTCATGGAAAAGGGCCATCTGGTAGAGGAAGGCAAACATGACCAGCTCGTTGCTGCTGGAGGACGTTACGCACAGATGTGGAACCACTACACAGAAGCGGTTGACTGGAAAATTGGCGGAAACCCTAAAGGATACCACTATGCCATTCGGCAGAAATAA
- a CDS encoding helix-turn-helix domain-containing protein, translating into MGKYNPDWYGTQAKVIEQDENCMVIDYGCKGHGTVTNYFLFDGIQVCFLDFDTEGNFPAQKFNPDIIQITHCRYGRYECEFPNHTVSYLPEGYFSVSGTHYLPVSFSFPLKKCYALSLVIDKRALSESVRRMMQAIPINLDSIGSTLEIEKNWYLSTTPPKLQNLFSEMYEAKGIEQAAYFKIKAVELLYHMNQLTQNHGCDFKYFDKGQIRTTKEIWGYMISHLEEKHSLEDLTRKYKINLSLFHMVFSQIYGDTPYSCLKKYKMNIAAGRLLDSEDKIGEIAIDLGYSNASKFAKAFQSVYGELPKDYRKNKKEYERAIFGNLR; encoded by the coding sequence ATGGGAAAATATAATCCGGACTGGTATGGGACCCAGGCTAAGGTCATCGAACAGGATGAAAACTGTATGGTCATTGACTATGGTTGTAAAGGACATGGTACTGTTACAAATTATTTTCTTTTTGATGGTATTCAAGTATGCTTTCTGGATTTTGACACAGAAGGGAATTTTCCAGCTCAAAAATTTAATCCGGACATTATTCAGATAACCCATTGCAGATATGGGCGATATGAATGCGAGTTCCCTAATCATACGGTATCGTATTTACCGGAGGGTTATTTTAGCGTATCGGGAACACATTATCTGCCTGTGTCATTTTCATTTCCGCTAAAAAAATGTTATGCACTTAGCCTTGTGATCGACAAACGGGCATTATCAGAAAGTGTCCGCCGGATGATGCAGGCTATTCCAATCAATCTTGACAGTATAGGGTCAACGCTGGAAATTGAAAAAAACTGGTATCTGAGTACGACCCCACCGAAGCTGCAGAATCTTTTTTCTGAAATGTATGAAGCAAAGGGTATCGAGCAGGCAGCCTATTTTAAGATTAAAGCAGTGGAATTGCTTTATCATATGAATCAGTTGACACAGAATCACGGCTGCGATTTCAAATATTTCGACAAAGGTCAAATCCGGACCACAAAGGAAATTTGGGGATATATGATCTCGCATCTGGAAGAAAAGCACTCATTAGAGGATCTGACCCGAAAATACAAAATTAATCTTTCACTGTTTCATATGGTTTTCAGCCAGATTTACGGTGATACACCGTACTCCTGTTTGAAGAAATATAAGATGAACATAGCTGCCGGGCGTCTTCTGGATAGTGAGGATAAAATTGGAGAAATTGCTATAGATTTGGGGTACAGCAACGCCAGTAAGTTTGCAAAGGCATTCCAGTCAGTCTACGGCGAACTGCCAAAAGATTATCGCAAAAATAAAAAGGAGTATGAACGGGCTATTTTCGGGAATTTACGATAG
- a CDS encoding DUF2000 domain-containing protein, which produces MDLQNEKCVMVIDENLPPGIIANTAAIMGITLGKEMPEVVGVNVTDQSGNEHLGIIEFPVPILKGSPEIIKAIREKLYQPAFQDLTVVDFSNLAQGCKTYDEFISKMGNASESTLQYFGLAICGPKKKVNKLTGSMPLLR; this is translated from the coding sequence ATGGATTTACAGAATGAAAAATGCGTCATGGTCATTGACGAAAATCTGCCGCCTGGCATTATTGCAAACACGGCGGCTATTATGGGAATCACCCTGGGAAAAGAGATGCCGGAGGTAGTCGGTGTAAATGTTACAGACCAGAGCGGAAACGAGCATCTCGGCATCATAGAATTTCCCGTACCAATTTTAAAAGGCTCACCGGAAATCATCAAAGCAATCCGTGAAAAGCTCTATCAACCCGCCTTTCAGGATTTGACCGTGGTTGACTTTTCCAATCTGGCACAGGGCTGTAAGACCTATGATGAATTTATTTCAAAAATGGGGAACGCGTCAGAAAGCACTCTGCAATACTTCGGTCTTGCCATCTGCGGTCCTAAGAAAAAAGTCAACAAACTTACAGGCAGTATGCCGCTGCTGCGATAG